The following DNA comes from Cygnus atratus isolate AKBS03 ecotype Queensland, Australia chromosome 23, CAtr_DNAZoo_HiC_assembly, whole genome shotgun sequence.
CTTCGCAAGGACGTGGCGGGGGGAACCCGAGCTGTCGGGGGGGGCCTTTGGTGTGGGTCTGGGGGGGTGTGAATAAAGGGGGGCGGGCGTGGGCCGGgctgggggtgtgtgtgtgggggggggctgTTTTTATGAatgggcagctccagccccgctGCGATTACTATGCGGCGCGCGCGCGCCCGCGCTGCTTTGCGGGGCGCTGATTGGCTCCGGCGCGCTATTGACGTCAcagcggggggagcggggctgctttgggggggggggggggggggacggcgGTGAgtcaccccccccacccccccggaGGGCTTCGGTCGCTATAACTCGGCGGCGCCCATGGCAGCGGGCCCCCAGCCCGGGCTGCGGCCGAGCATCCCGGCAGGTGAGCGCCTGGCACCGgcctttggggaggggggggcaccgcgattttttttttttggggggggggggcaccgggaaTTTTGGGGGAGGCAGCGGGATTTTTTGGGGGAGGCACAAGGAATTTTGGGGGGGGCACCAAGGAAGGGGTGTGAGCTTGCTTGGGTGAAGCACCGTAAGGGGAGCaaggtgcccccccccccccccgctggggctgtgctgccctccCAGAGCactcctcccagcccccccagcaggggACGCCCCCGctgggggggcactgggatgcTGAAGGGGGTGGGCTGGACCCCAGGGTGGTGGGGCCGCCCCTTTCACCTGCTGCTGTTCATCCCCATAAcatcccccctccttttttttttttaaggctgggGGGGACATTAGCTGGGGGGGCAGGACAGCGAGGCCAGACCCACTCTGAGTATTTACCCACCCAAACCGTGCGATGCACagtcccccccccgccccggcagCTAATGCAGGCAGGAGAGAGCGGGCAGAGCTCTCcgcttttatttatttatttttcctccttcctttatcaatgcaaaaattatttatttttccctgcaaaagaagaaaaaccaaaGCCAAACCAAAGCTCGTCTGGAAAAATGCCCTCTTTGGGCCAACGGTGAGCGTGCCCCGAGCGTGCTGCTCCATCCCGCTCCGCCCGAGATCGTGGGGACAACTTTTTGGGGAAgccctgcggggggggggaacccgGGTGCGCAGGGCTGGGTGGCACGGGGACGCACGGGGGTGCTGATGGGGTCCCCTCGGTTTTGGCTCCGGCAGGTCAGCCTCCAGCAGCATGATGGAGGACGGGCCTCGCAACTCCAGCACGGGCCAGCGAGGCTGGTTCGCGGCCAGGAACGGGAGCGGCGGCTCCTTGGACCTGGAATCCGTGGTGCAGCCGCTGCCCTTGAACCCCTGGGACGTGGTGCTCTGCGTCTCCGGGACCATCATCTCCTGCGAGAACgccgtggtggtggtggtcatCTTCTACACGCCGGCTTTCCGGGCTCCCATGTTCCTCCTCATCGGCAGCTTGGCCACGGCCGACCTCCTGGCCGGCCTGGGGCTCATCCTGCATTTCGCCTTCGTCTACTTCGTCCGGTCGGAGGCGGTCAGCCTGCTGACGGTGGGGCTCCTGGTCACCTCCTTCACGGCCAGCGtcagcagcctgctggccaTCACCATCGACCGCTACCTGTCCCTCTACAACGCCCTGACCTACTACTCGGAGAGGACGGTCACCAGGACTTACATCATGCTGGTCCTGGCCTGGGGAGCCTCCGTCTGCTACGGGCTGCTGCCCGTCATGGGCTGGAACTGCCTGAAGGAGCCCTCGGCCTGCAGCATCGTCAAGCCCCTGACCAAGAACCACCTCATCATCCTCTCCGTCTCCTTCTTCATGGTCTTCGCGGTGATGCTCCAGCTCTACGTGCAGATCTGCAGGATCGTGTGCCGGCACGCCCAGCAGATCGCCGTGCAGAGACACTTCCTGGCCAGCTCCCACTACGTCACCACGCGCAAAGGCATCGCCACCCTGGCCGTCATCCTGGGCACCTTCGCGTCCTGCTGGCTGCCCTTCGCCGTCTACTGCCTCCTGGGGGACTACAGCTACCCGGCCCTCTACACCTACGTCACGCTGCTCCCCGCCACCTACAACTCCATGCTCAACCCCGTCATCTACGCCTTCAGGAACCAGGAGATCCAGAAGGTGCTGTGGGCCGTGTGCTGCGGGTGCTTCTCCCCCACCATGCCTTTCCGCTCCAGGTCGCCCAGCGACGTCTGAcgcgccgccccctccccggcccggcTGCAcgccttgtttttttttggggggtcttttatttatttatttttttatttttattttttcctcctttttcgTCTCGCTCCTCCCTGCCAGAGACACGCTGCTGCAGCTCGTCCCGGCCCTCCCCTTCTGTGCAcaacccccccgccccccccccgccctctatttttccactttttgaatttacagaagaaaaaaaaagcgtaTTTTTATCCATAATATAATCTATATTTCTGTGTGCGCGCGAGAGACAGGGGGCAGATCctcatattttctttagaacTATTTACGACGCgttatttttttaaggggggGCGACACCAGAACCTTTCACTCCCCTTTGCCTTTTTACAGCGTTATTTACCTCAGatagttaaaatatattttttacatttattggggggggggcgggggaatGTACATGGGGGAAATCGCTTGCCAGAGAAGGAGGGACCCGGACCCACCCCCTTCTCCCAGCTGTCCatacatctatttattttttgggtaaattatttatttttgggtAATTCTTCCCTGCCGGCCAGGCGCAGCGCTGGGGCTTGCTGCCCTCTAGTGCTCGCTGGCtttgggcgggggggggggccccaGGGGCTcggtgcccccaccccagcagcctCGGGGTgtcccctcagagcccccccatTGCacccggggccgccccgctgccggttgcccccccctcccccccccccagccgctcACCAAAGCGTTTCTTTGCACTGGGATGGGATTTGCacattttttgggggtggggggggatggATGCGAGGGGCCCCCTtgggcggggagcggggaaTCCTCGCTGTGGTGTTGCACAGGGCACGGGGCTGGTTCTTGTTTACAacctttgggggggggggggaataaaagTAATTTGTGATACGGTGATGTGCGGCTGTGTCGTGTCGGCTGGGGGGAGCGGGCTGGtgcccccccccgtgcccagGCAGGGCCTTCACCCCGCTTTGTCCCCCAACGTTCCCATTAAGAAATCCCAGTGACAGCGCTCCCCCCCCACACAAAGCATCCTGATAGCGGGATCCCTTCCTCGGGGGGGGCAACACGGGGGTCCCCAGCCTCAAAGCAGCTCCGGGGCCACAGCCGTgcagccccccccgggggcagAAATAACGCCCCAAACAGAGCGAGGGCTGACGAGCCCCCCCCGGCTTGGTCAGGGGGGTGGCACGAGGGTGTCATGGGACAGCCCAGGACCTGTGCTGGCACACAACTCGGGGTGCCCACCGGTGGTGGCGATAAGGCAGGGTTAATCACCATGGTGTTAATTAGGGCAGCTCGCCCCCCCCGGGAACGGGGCTCTGCACCTCGTGCCCCTTGCTCTTGCTGCCCAGCACCATCCCGGGGAGCTGCAGGTTTCCTCCAGGCCCCTGAGCAGCCCCAAACGTGCTGGGTGCAGGGCGCCGGGGGGTGACATCCAGGCCGGGGGCTCAGTGGCCGGGGGCTGTTTTggcagccccccctcccccgtcCCTGGCCTGGCTACATCTCGGGCTCAGAGACCTCGGCAGCCCAGGGGTTGGCgctgaaggaaatgaagattTCCTTCCTTGTCGTGGCCCTCGCCGGACACCGACAGGCTGAGCATGGGGACGGGGAGGTGGCAGCAAGCATCGAGCAGGGACAGGGttggggacaggggctggggcagctggagaGGGTCTCTGGCTCTCCAgaggctgtgctcagccctggggacagggctggggaatTTGGGGCTCCCCTTGTGCCCCCTGAGGTTAAGCCAGGGGGAAAGGAGCAAAGCTCAGGTGTTGAAGATGCCCGGGGCACCCTTGGGGTGGGCCACGGACTCCTCCGtcccttttttggggggattgTTCCCAAACCCACCTCCCCTGGTGGTGAAGAACCACGCAGTTCCCAGCCGCGGCTTACTCACGGGCGGTTTCTACCCATTTATTCCTGTGTCACCGTCACCCGGCAGCTTACACGGCTCTTCTCTGCCTCGTGCTCGCCCTGCTGACGTCTTCGGAGGGAGCGACGCGGCCCCTCCACCTCCCCGCGGCGGGGAACCCTGCTGGtccctcctgccacctcccctgGGCACGGGGACAAATCCCCAAATCCCACCCCACCCGCATCGTCCCACTGGGATGCAAGCGGCGAGAAACGGCCTCGgtcccacccccccccggtGGGAATCAGGTGCTGGGGCTCATCCCTGCATCCGAGTCCCTCCTGCTGTAGGATGTGGAGAGCCGGGGatgaggtggggaagggaggaagctGGGGTCTGGGTTGGGGTTGCTTGCTCCCCCAGTATGCACCTGAGTGAACCCAGAGCCACCCCTGGGTGCTCCAGGACTTTGGGGGACGGGGTCGGCAGCACGGAGCCTGCCACCCTTTTTtggttataaaaataaagagtcaAATTTATAGGAGAAGGTGCCCCGGTGCTGCGCAGCCACCCCCGTGCCACCGATGCCAGGGGGAGCCTCCGGGGGCCCAGACACAAGCACGGGCATGGCATCGCCCAGCTGTGCGCACATCTGGCAGGGCCTGGCCTccccggggggggctgcagcaagcCAAGGGCAGCCCCTCGCCCCCAAACCCTGCCCGTGCCGCGGAGCAAAGGGGGCCAGGGCCGGCGTGGGGCCGTGGGTTTTGCCCCCCAGGCCTGCCgtgggcagcagcggggctcgGCGGTGGCTCCAAGCTCGTGGCCTTTGCTGGGAGCAAGGGCAGCAGgcaccagtgctcccagtaaccagctgggaggaaggagggagggaggctgctgcgaccccaaaacctcccccagcaccccaaaacccaacTGACCTGCCTGCCACAGAGCCAAGCGCTGCCCACGCCGCAGCCGGGAGGGAGcacagccccccggcccccccaaGCTGGGACCTCCAGGCCGTAAAGAGGGCCGAGCAGCTCCGGTTATTGGCCTGGGTTCCATTTAAATGAGAAACCTCAGCCCTGGCTTGGgggattttgtttccttggaaGCGGGAGCAGGCAGGAAATGAACACGACGTGGCCCCGCTGTAAGCGCTTCGCCAAATGCCGAGGGCGGCAGGGGGCAGGGGATGAAGGAGCAGGGGATGTAGGAGGCAGGGGACGCAGGGGATGCAGGGGATGCAGCGCCTCAGTCCCGGCCACCACCAGAGCCTTGGCCCCAGGAGGCACCGGCTGCTTCCCAGGGGGAGCACGCCTTCGCCTGGCTGAGAGCGCTGCTTGGGGTGGGAAACCGTaaacaaaaaaagcccccaaaatGGATGGGAACCCTGATTTCTGCCTCACAGCCTCTCGTTTATGGGAACCCTGATTTCTGCCTCGCATCCAGCAGCCTCCCGTTTACGGGAAGGCCCGATTTCTGCCTCACAGCCTCTTgtttctccctgcagcagcagcagatgcgGGAGGCGGCATCGCCCCGCGAGCCCCGGGCTGCCTGGCAGTGCCGCAGGGTGCCGGGAGGAGCAGGCTCCCTCGCTGGCTCGAGGCTGCGGCTTTGTCTAAGTCGCCCTGGCCTGGGGACGGCGACGGGGAGCGTAATttggtgctggggagcaggatttggccctcaccgcagccccagccccgcgccggCTGCTTTAAGCCCTCCGCATGCAGGCGCTGGCCTTTGTGGGAGCGGTTGAGCCCAGCGCAGAgccgctgccctgccagcctgcagaAACTTGAGCTCCAAATACATAATTCCTCTGGCACCCCGTGGTTATTTGCGAGCTGCTGTGAGCAGATGGAAGAGTTACAGATAAAGCCATCCGCAGCACGGGAGCCGATTGCCTTCCCCACACAACCGCGTAGGCAACagcaaaggcagaggagagaaaaaaaataaaaaaaattaaaaaaaaaaaaaaaggcagaaagagagagaaggagtcAGCCATTTCTACAGGGGCTGAGCTGCCATCTCAGCACACCTACGTGCGAGGAGCGGGGACTCTCTGCTGGCAGCGGGCCCTTCCCGGGGACTTGGACGAGGGTAGTGCTCTCCCACCACCCAGGGCTGCTTGGCGGAGGGAGGCAGCGCGAGTCGGGGGTGACATTGGCACGGCAGCGCGCTGCCACACGCGGGGAGAGCAGGCTGTTAACGctgatcagagctggcagcGCCTGCACTCGCTTCGGTCCCAGAGGGGGAATTAAGGGAGAGAAGCTGACGTCAGTGGTGGAAAGGACACGCAGCCCACTCGTCCAAGGCAGCCGGCAGCATCTTCTGGGTGTTGCTAACACCACcttgaaggagaaaattaaataggTCTTTGGAGACGGGGGGCTCCTGTGAAGCCGGAGCCCGGCCAGCTGTGATCCGGTGCCGAGCTCCGTGGcagacagacacacaaacacatcAAACGCCCCGGCCAGGGCCGGAGTGCCAAGGCACAGGCAGAGCCCGAGAGACTCTCCCCAGCTGCGAGCAGCTCCGCCATAGGAAACTGCTGCTCACGGAAAGGGCTCGGGCTCCAAGAGCACCAGCACACAATTAATCTCGCTGCTGGGCTTCTCCTCCCCGCGCTGAGCTAAAGCccgggctgggagctgcagccgATGGGAGGCTCCTCAATCTTCAGGAGCTCTCCCCAGGTACCCGCAGAGGAGCAGCACAAAGCTCCGCGCTCCCACCGCCCCTGGCACGCACGCGGAGATGACTTGCGAGGGCTGGCACCCCCCAAAAGCATGGGGCTGTGCGCTGGCACACGGCCCCGAAAAGCAAAAGGCATTgaggcagctctggctgcagccaaACGCACGCAGAAAAAGGAGCCGGGGTCCCCAGGCTGCTCCTCCCGGACACGAGATGGAGCCAACAGCCGGGACACGCAGCACGAGGCCCAGGAGatgcctccttcccctgccctcgGCGCCCCAGCACGAGTAAAGGGCTTGCTTGTTCAGAAGCTGGCAAGGCCAATTAATCTAATGAGGTTTTGCAGCCAGGGACTATTGTCAGCCAGCAAAGGCGCAGCGCTGCAGCGCGAGCACACGGGCGGCTCCTGGAAGCCAAGGGGATTTGGCACGGCGCAGCCCGCGGTGAAGGCAGGGACGGATCCTTCTGTTGTGCCCCCGACCAGCAAGACCCACACCCGAAAATCAGGCACGCATCGAGCCCACAAAACGCACCTGAAAGCGGGGCTGCGAgccagagctgctctggctggGGAGATTAATGGCAGCAGGGACCTTGAGTTGCTGAAatggaggcaaaaaaaatcagcggcagccccttcccagcccagccGCAGTGGCTGCGCTCTCCgcgagcaggagcaggggctcaTTTTGTACAGCAGGGAGCACGCCGAGGCCGGCAGCTCCTCCGGGTTATttcctgggtgctgctgctgcccagattcagctcccccgccccccccccccggtgacccccaacCTGCCCTGGCTGCGTTTTGGCACTGGAGGGGATTTCTGCGGGGACGGCCTAGGGAAGGCACCTCAGGACTGGTGTCCTTCGGGAGCTTCCAGCACCCTGCCCGGGTGCCCTCGATGAAATGCCGAACGCTCCAGGCTCCGCAAATTCTggcccagcagccctgggagatGCCCTGCAGGGCACTCACGTGGCCCGGCACCACAGCGCACTCACAGGCAGGAGAAATTAAGAGCCAGGCAAGCGGCAGCAGCCCCCGTGCCCAGGACCAGCCCCTTTCCCCCTGCTAAGGAagcacccacagctccccacACACGCCCGGAGTAACACACGGAGGCACCGAGTGGATAGAAAGGTTTTTATCAagtttacagttttaaaaaaggatcacaattgttttttgttttgtgttttttttttttttttacatgtacattaccaaaaaaaattgcaattggGATCTTCGTCCAGGGGTTACTGAGCcgattataaaaaaaaaaaaaaaaaaaaaaaaaaaaaaggcagcaggaaagcCTGGCTTACACGGCAACCGACAGAGAGAAGTACAGACAGACAGGACACGGGAAAACAGGAGGTAGCGAGTCTGCGCCCGGCTGCGCAGGTACAAACCCAGCTCCGCTCTCCCtgttgcacacacacaccccaggCAGCAGGGTCTGGCCGCCAGCATTTGTTTTGCAGGggtaaaaataaacccaaagcAAACGAGTCTACAGTGTTTTGCTtgtgaggtgtttttttgttttttaaatggagtTTCTCTGCTGAAGCTCCTTTGGTCTGAAGCGAGTAACCCCCTGCGCCCTGAGTATCCGTCCTACAGCACCCTCCTGGCCCCTGGCGTGGACGGGGGCTTTCAGGACACGgcccccatccctcctcccaccccatccTCTGCTCAGCAATAAACCCCTACAATACAAGTGGAATAATTGCtcttataaatatatttatatcataTATAGGAAAATAAGGCACTTCGGGAGGGTTACAGCTCGCCTAATTCTAAGACATTctaatcaggaagaaaaatgagttagtttctgaaatgaattaaaatgcacGTTAATACAGTAATAAAAACCATTCGATCCACTTCCCACTTCAAGGCTTTGTTTAAAACcgaaagagaaaaaaaaaaaaaaaaaaaagcacgccCAAAATCCAACAGCAAGGAAACCggacccagagcagcagcacctgccccgCGCGGGCTCCCCTCCGAGCCCGTCAAGGGCAGGCGCTTCCAGGAGAGGCACGTTAAATAAGTTCACGGACTGAAAATATCCTTTCCCTGAAATGACACTCCGCACAGTTTCTCGGCCATCTGGGACCTCCAGGAGCCCCTTCCCTCGATCTGGTCTGGTGCTTTGGGTCTGAtaaggagaggagaaagcagtGAAGGTCACCGACTACAGATGAGGCTCCGGGCTGAGCCCGGGGAGCCGGGACGAGGCTTTCCCTGCGCGCGCAAAGGAGGGGTGGCGGGGGAGAGGCTGCCGGCAGCCAAGCACTGCGGGCGAGGACACCGGGAGAATGTTTAACCAGGAGCGAGGCGCCGGGGAGGAGAGGCGGCGGTGGCCTGCCCCAACTCGACGTGCACGCGGAGGGAGGCAGCACGCCCGGAGCAAAGGGCTCCCGGACGGGCGAAATGGCTGCTCCGGCTCGGCGTCTCCCCGCGGACACGAGTCGGGCTGAAATGGGAAGATGGGGGCTTCCCccccaggcaggcagagagGGGAGGACCCAGTCTGCCAGCTCTCGCTTTTGGCTTTGTGAAATGCTCGAGGCTCTCTGTCTAAGCCAGCCTGATGCGGAAAGAAAAGGACTAAGCAATGACCAGCAAAAATGGCAGGGGAGTCGAGCGCAGGCCCTTGGTCTACGtggggcagcagccctgcagtacagcacagctgctctgccttgcaAAGGTTGTTTTTGGcacctctcctcttcccctacTGGTTTAAGAAGTATTAAGCTTACTTGGTGGCCCAGTGCTCTGCGATTTTGCAATGATACTCTCAGACGGTCACTTTACACCAGTTGTTTCTCAGGGATCTCCGTGCTAGAGCTTTTCATGGTCAAAGACTtaacacaaaacaaaggaagCCCTCCCGCTTGTCCACAGTCCCTCTGCTTAGGACCCAACCGTTTTGGTTCTCACCTTGGGAAGCACGTTTGAAAGCAGCCGTGCTTACACAGCAGGCTTGCACGGACAAAGCAGCGTCCCTCCCGCTGCCAGGAGGGCTTCGCAAGCAGGCGAGGCAGTCGGAGGAGCGGACTCCACCCGCGGCCATGCCGATCACCCACCCACACGGCATCCTTGTGCAACAGGCAGCATGGGGCAACCGTGTCCCCAGCGCCCCGAGGCACGGCCCTGCCTGACAGCCCATCCATCTGGGTCGCACGGAATATGGCACTTCTCTGTATTTCACGCGACAGAAATACTCGCTCCCCTTTCCCAACAGGGGCCGAGTCTACTTAAGGCAATTCAAAATTAACTCAGGTTTGGCATTTGTGAGCTCCTCGCTTCCCTGTGTGATAATGCTGTCAGCCTGGGTT
Coding sequences within:
- the GPR3 gene encoding G-protein coupled receptor 3, with protein sequence MMEDGPRNSSTGQRGWFAARNGSGGSLDLESVVQPLPLNPWDVVLCVSGTIISCENAVVVVVIFYTPAFRAPMFLLIGSLATADLLAGLGLILHFAFVYFVRSEAVSLLTVGLLVTSFTASVSSLLAITIDRYLSLYNALTYYSERTVTRTYIMLVLAWGASVCYGLLPVMGWNCLKEPSACSIVKPLTKNHLIILSVSFFMVFAVMLQLYVQICRIVCRHAQQIAVQRHFLASSHYVTTRKGIATLAVILGTFASCWLPFAVYCLLGDYSYPALYTYVTLLPATYNSMLNPVIYAFRNQEIQKVLWAVCCGCFSPTMPFRSRSPSDV